A single window of Alosa alosa isolate M-15738 ecotype Scorff River chromosome 11, AALO_Geno_1.1, whole genome shotgun sequence DNA harbors:
- the szl gene encoding sizzled, producing the protein MALFVLFSALGSLALLAQSWAFDLGQSTRCVPIPNKMSVCQDVGYSEMRLPNLLGHSSLESEVVPRSEDWRPLLQTGCHPQAKAFLCSLIAPVCLDTFIQPCRSLCVAVRASCAPALGCQGHAWPEALDCERFPAHEDMCLTSLTKPMGGYLLKDLPQPACQDCPAVHELPSLKALLDSFCLSDFVVKAKLTRRRLLSDEPEFDVDGRVEFIQQGPLLPYDTNSLLQQWLLINLRCAQTLVRPGRAQLYLLTGKVQSDATVALMQLFPWHKKDLNIAVATRKWKHHIC; encoded by the exons ATGGCTCTGTTTGTCTTGTTCAGTGCCCTGGGCTCCCTGGCTCTGCTTGCTCAGAGCTGGGCCTTCGACTTGGGCCAGTCTACTCGCTGCGTGCCCATACCCAACAAGATGAGCGTATGCCAGGACGTGGGCTACTCAGAGATGAGGCTGCCCAACTTACTCGGGCACAGCAGCCTGGAGAGTGAGGTGGTGCCCCGCTCGGAGGACTGGCGTCCACTGCTGCAGACCGGATGCCACCCGCAGGCCAAAGCCTTCCTCTGCTCCCTCATCGCTCCTGTCTGCTTGGATAC GTTTATCCAGCCATGCCGTagtctgtgtgtggctgtgcggGCTAGCTGTGCTCCTGCCCTGGGCTGCCAGGGCCATGCTTGGCCAGAGGCGCTGGACTGTGAGCGCTTCCCTGCCCATGAGGACATGTGCCTGACCTCTCTGACTAAACCCATGGGTGGCTACCTGCTTAAAG ATTTACCTCAGCCTGCCTGTCAAGACTGTCCTGCTGTGCACGAGCTGCCTTCCCTGAAAGCGCTGCTGGATTCATTTTGCCTCAGTGATTTTG TTGTCAAAGCTAAACTGACGCGCCGTCGTCTGTTGTCTGACGAGCCGGAGTTCGATGTGGACGGACGGGTAGAGTTCATCCAACAAGGCCCCCTCCTGCCTTACGACACCAACAGCCTCCTGCAACAGTGGCTGCTCATCAACCTGCGCTGCGCTCAAACGCTGGTCCGCCCTGGCCGTGCCCAGCTCTACCTTCTCACGGGAAAGGTCCAATCCGACGCCACCGTGGCGCTAATGCAGCTTTTCCCTTGGCACAAGAAAGACCTAAACATTGCGGTGGCGACACGCAAATGGAAACACCACATATGTTGA
- the dbx2 gene encoding homeobox protein DBX2, whose translation MAGSPPSHPGFGTTGKSFLIDNLLRPARSPAPARTAECPAPKEGPPVRTQRPTRGILSGPWTARHAALDTAKDVGVSQAHTAMVNSVFLSSPQQLLQTCCGGSSPPPDHTPVFSKGARVPLWGLECHPKSRRGILRRAVFSEEQRKELEKTFRRQKYISKTDRHRLASDLCLKETQVKIWFQNRRMKWRNSKERESLYVRASMEELLFRGTEEAEEALLEAGQGGMDHCSPPKSPVHQHHHLRQLATDKPSSAQARDPQQLAPPNPNPTHRESRREDAA comes from the exons ATGGCCGGCTCTCCTCCCAGCCACCCAGGCTTCGGAACGACAGGAAAGAGTTTTCTCATCGACAACCTCCTGCGGCCCGCACGCTCTCCGGCGCCTGCACGCACCGCTGAGTGTCCTGCTCCGAAGGAGGGCCCACCGGTCCGGACTCAGAGGCCTACGAGGGGGATCCTGAGTGGGCCGTGGACTGCCAGGCATGCGGCCCTGGACACCGCAAAAGATGTCGGGGTctcccaggcacacacag CGATGGTAAACAGTGTGTTTCTGAGCAGTCCGCAGCAGCTCCTCCAGACGTGCTGCGGTGGGTCCAGTCCCCCGCCGGACCACACGCCCGTTTTCTCCA AGGGAGCAAGGGTACCGCTTTGGGGTCTGGAGTGTCACCCCAAGTCCCGGAGAGGGATCTTACGGAGGGCTGTGTTCTCCGAGGAGCAGAGGAAGGAGCTGGAGAAAACTTTTCGGCGACAAAAGTACATCAGCAAAACGGACAGACACCGACTTGCGTCTGACCTCTGCCTCAAGGAGACTCAG GTGAAAATCTGGTTCCAGAATCGTCGGATGAAATGGAGGAATtccaaagagagggagagtctgtATGTGCGCGCCTCCATGGAGGAGCTGCTGTTTAGGGGCacggaggaggcagaggaggccCTGCTTGAGGCTGGGCAGGGGGGCATGGATCACTGCAGCCCTCCCAAATCTCCTGTGCATCAGCACCACCACCTCAGACAACTAGCAACAGACAAGCCCTCCTCCGCACAAGCCAGAGATCCCCAGCAGCTTGCcccccctaaccctaaccccactcacagagagagcagaCGAGAGGACGCAGCCTGA
- the LOC125303739 gene encoding prolactin-like gives MIQGSALCFVLLSLGVDMQGDAVPICAPGHAGCHSLSLADLFDRVVQHSARIHRLSSDLHTDFEQYFPLSKNLIGERKCHTSGIQTPNGKDIAQSLTREELTEVILRLLAAWGDPLSYLHHIMAPQQDFNMHSASKALQMSDMVQQLRSGVQRVAERMQLLGMISNSLSSLFSPEVLDPPSPKTFISSDHDLLYCLRRDTDKVQSYLKILRCTILSEQAC, from the exons ATGATACAAG GATCAGCGCTATGCTTTGTGTTGCTTTCCCTGGGAGTGGACATGCAGGGGGACGCTGTGCCCATCTGTGCCCCTGGGCATGCCGGCTGCCACAGCCTCTCTCTGGCTGACCTGTTCGACAGGGTGGTCCAGCACTCGGCCAGGATCCACAGACTCTCCAGTGACCTACACACAGATttt gaaCAATACTTCCCTTTGAGTAAAAATTTGATTGGTGAAAGAAAATGCCACACTTCAGGCATACAAACTCCCAATGGCAAGGACATTGCACAGAGCCTTACA AGAGAGGAGTTGACCGAGGTGATTCTGAGGCTCCTGGCGGCCTGGGGAGATCCCCTGTCCTACCTACACCACATCATGGCCCCCCAGCAGGACTTCAACATGCACAGCGCCAGCAAAGCCCTGCAGATGAGTGACATGGTCCAGCAGCTCAGGAGCGGAGTGCAGAGAGTGGCTGAGAGG atGCAGCTCTTGGGCATGATCAGTAACTCTCTGAGCAGTCTGTTTTCCCCAGAGGTGCTGGACCCCCCCTCACCTAAGACATTCATTAGCAGTGACCATGACCTGCTTTACTGCCTACGCAGAGACACAGACAAGGTGCAGAGCTACCTCAAGATCCTCAGGTGTACCATCCTTTCTGAGCAGGCATGCTAG